The DNA window ctgtgtttttttttagcacagaAATTTACTAAAAGCTAAATGATATTGTGAATTTATTGAGATATTTATCGAAACTACACCCATCCAGGGTGCACTCTTAACACTTTGCATGTTTATTGCCAACTTTGAATGCTGTCGAGacatatttgtacttttttcacAAAGGAACATTTTCATATGTTCGCCGTGTGAGAATAATGTTTATCTGGTTGTTTCCCAGAGTGTCTGCAGGAACTGAAAAcaattgtcttttaaaatatttttcatcactCAAATCAGTAGTCATCAATACAGTAAAATGTAGCAGTTTGATTAGTTAGCAGGttttggtgtgttgtttttctgcctaCAAAACTGCAaagcatccttttttttccaacactgaaATTCATCTCAACtggttttccattttttttactgGCCTTTTAAACCCTAAGACCACTTACCTTTTAACATGGTACATTTCCCAGTGTGATTGCTACTTAAACATAATTACTGTATTTGATTATAAAGGAGTGTGTGGCTTAGAAAATCtatgtgtctttctgtttgcatttttcaaGGATTTTCTTATCTCAGGTCAAAGGAAAATGTGACTGGAAACATTACACTGTTTGATGCAATCGATGCACTGTAATGCTGCATGTTGTCTAGTCTTTGCTATTTCATGTGCTCATTCTGCACAGTCCATACTCTGAAGACATTCTGTCATGCACAGCTCTATACCTGtcagttttctttgtctttaagCTATAAGCCGCACCAAAGCATATGGATAAGTTTAGCATGTGTTAAAACTGGAATGCAATTAGCAGCATGTGATACTGGAAAGCTCTCCAGTTTTGGCCTGTGGCAGGACTGCCTCTCTGTCACTGCTTTGTTTCTTCCCTGTCAGCTCAGCCGTAAGTAACGGTTGGAACTTGTCCCCCAATTAGAAAACCATGAAGTGTCATTTAGAGCCTAATACCCACGTTTGGTGAAGCCAGCCGTTGTCAAACTGTCAACTAAAATGTGCATCACCCGTTCTTAACAACTTAGACTGCAGTCACATGCCTTCAGTGACAAGTGCACCTTTTGGCTTTACTACACTTAACTCCACTGAGTGATTGagagtacaaaataaaaaggggggAAGACTCTGTGGGCGAACGGGAACTGAACAAAAGGGTTTTATTTGCTGTATTTATGATCCCTGTCTTTTTTCCAAAATTACCTCATGTATCAGGAAAATGTGATGCAAAAACTTTTGTAACAAGCAATTCTAATATAATCGTTCTATTTTCCTCTTTCCTGGGGTGAACAATGAAGCAATATGTTTATGAATAGCAAATATGCAATGCTgaacttacaaaataaaatatattatgaGTCTGTCTGGtgtcatatttactgtattgttttattgtgtgcaACATCTGTTTTGAAgcagaagggagaaaaaaatgtttatttaccTGAATAATGTGCATACAAACCACTAACACCAACAGCTTTTagtgtcatttgtttattcaaacaaatttaatcactttttatgaaaaaataaacgtGGGAATCATTACCATTACAAATCCAGCCTATTAACatttatacatataaataaGCAGATTTAAGTGCACAGTCccataaaaacattacattaaaaagtTATGAAAAATCTCAAAAGTATTTACATAACAGACAACCAATGTCAGATATTCTATGTACTGAAATACATGGTCATGGAGTTAAAAATGATTTAGACCAAACTGGTACTGTGTTAATGATTTGAATGTTTATCTTTACCTACAGTCTAACACTGTCATTCAGTCTTGGCACTAAGAAAGTTGTGAATAattcatatactgtacataataATAGTGTGACAGTATGAAGGCGGATTCACATGTTTTTAGATATTTTGGTCACGGCTTTAATGAGTGATTCCTGTTGTCATACCACGACCAGAAGCCTAGTTTGGAAAGCTATACCCCATCCTGGTGAACCTACGAAAACAGCAGTTCACACAAATTGTGCTGAAAACGTATAAATGAATAGTATGGAGACGTGGGAAGTGGAAGCAACCACCACCATGTCCACTTGTCGTGTTTAGTGAAACTTTTCATACATCCTTTCTACAAAGCTCAGAGGTGTACAGTTCATTTGGAAGACTACAAGAATTTACCAGAGAGGGCAACACTGAGCTGAGCACTGAGCTCATGTTTCCATCCTgttaacatgatttttttttcttaatgtttcaaacactgtttaaagttAACTGCATGTGAAATTCAGTTTAAGGACAAAATAGGATAGGaccctcacattttttttattcagcactGATCAACACCTCAACATTATTTAAGTGTAGTTGCTTCCTTAAAAATTATGTTTGACAAAGGCTAATACACTGTGTTGAGTCCTGTACCACAATACGGCAAGTCCAGGTAAGGTTGACCCTCTGTGGTATTCTTAAGTAAAAATACTGTGATTACTTATATACTTAATGTATACAGTGTGATTAGTTACATTTAAGCTACATGTAACAGTACCTACAGTAGATTATTTGTACACAACTAACTACAGTGTATTTTTTAATCTGGGGAGGTTGTTTTGAGCCATATTTCATTTCTCATTCCCACACATTTTTTGGCATTACTTTTAAATTTGTtgacacaacattttttgtttttatcaaccAATGCTGTATCAAAAGTTACATAACTATCCATAAAGAGAACATATGGATTTATTTTTCCTGCTTGACAAAGTGCACAATGATAGtgttttgacagaaaacaatgttttcaaaagTAGTTTTAGCTGTTAAAgttattgctttaaaaaaaaggttctaTCAACCAACTGGTATCCAAGAATTAAATAGGTACTGTATCTGAGTGTTAAGAAAGGCTTCCAGTGGTCCTTTATCTTGAATCGTTGCCCTGAGCCAGATGACAGAGTATGCTGTGTCTCTCCAGTTACAGATCCTCTTTAATTGCAACTAAcctaaaagaaaatgtattaaaaaaaaaaaaatacacattgatTATCCTGTGGTTCAACTGGGTTAAAAAATATCGATAGAGTTTATAATCTGGAAAAAAGCTTACTTACTTTCATCGTCAGAATCAAAGCCAAAGAGTGCAGAGCAGGTGTTAAGggctctgtgtttctgtaattCTTCTGCACTGCTGAAGGAGGAAAGACATTTGTCACAGCGAACCCTGGTCTTCTGCTCAGGGGGGTCATCATTCTTCTGCTGCtccgtttctttttttatactgCCCcagtaaacatttttcttcGGAGGGGCCTCTTCTGTGGACCTCCTCTTCCGCATCGAGAGCAGGGATTCGTCCATGTAGGTGGAGGGTGGCGGTCGGATGAAGGGGGCTTTAACAAATGTCGCATAGGAGGGATCTTCGGGTTGGAAGGATTTGTGCTCAGTGATGTGTGGCTCTCCCAGTTTCTGCTGGACTCCCTCAGCCAAAGTGGACAAATCCTCAAGGTCTCGGACATTCAAGGGGTCATACACGACGGGAGCCTTTTTTCGACGGCACTTGCTTTGGTTTGCTGCAGAATCTCCGGTCCGGGAGGTGGAAATCTTTCCTTCCAAAACTTGGTTTCTTGTCTCATTCTCATATCCATTGACGGCGGACTTGTTTTCGTCTGTGGGCTCATGACTGCCTGTTTTATCTGAGCAATTGTCGATTTTAGACAGGTCTTGATTTACCCAATCCTCAATATTAGAGTCATCAAcatgatcatttattttacaaggCTGGTCTTCGGTTATGATTTCATTGAAATCCTCAACATTGGATGCCTCAACATGGTCAAGGACAAGACCCTCCCTCTGCCCCTTTTTACTTTGCAGCCATATCTCCTCAACCTTAATTTTCTGCTTCCATGGCGCTTCAGTGTTTTGcttctgctctctgttctgTCTCAGCTCTAGCTCATCTCTTTGAGGCGCTGGGACGTAGTGTCTCCATTCATGATCATAGAGACCCTGGAGGTTCGAGAATAGCTTCTCACAGTCTGTGAATGGACACTGAGGTCTGAAGGGCTGGTGGGTACTGACGTGGTCCTTTAATTCCTGTTGTGTTGCGAAGCGCTGGTTACACTCCAAATGGTAGCAGAAGTACTGGAGAGGAGTATCGTGGCGCTTCATGTGATCCTTATAATGCTGGAGAAATTGTAACTGCCTGTTGGAGAAAAGAACAATCAGgactaaatgaaaaataataacttgATGAaatttcagcacattttttgGTGTTAATTTATTCAGTTCCTAAATTAGGCACTAGATGTAAACCTGGGAATCTGTATCAATAGCAGTTTTTGCACTGCAGGCTATAACTCAACTGTATTGACAGATGGTATTCCCTGAACTTCAGCTAGATTCTTTGCTGATCACCATGGCGCCGCTGTGCCTACAAGCAACACACTGTAACTTTATGCCTTGATTCCACCCGGGTAAGTTTCTTTGACCTGCCATCTGCAGCACTGCTTTGGTCTGTCGTCCAAGTGGCCTTATACATCAACATGAGCatctaaaagtgttttttggggAAACTGACCAGATGCTCTATGCCCTTCCggtgtctgacttcctgcctggaTAAAGATGCTCTATACAGCTTGACTCGgcttctgtcaaaaataaaatttgTGCATATTCGCTTAAGAGCAGAGAGACACTTAAAGGTCATATGTGAAATGCACAGAGGTGCGGTGGGTGGAACCATGAGTGCTCTCTGGAACCGCCACAATCAGCTCTAGCTGTCATGTCATGGCTGGAACGCAATGCAGACATGCCCAGTGGAATCTGGGGGTTACTTTGGTCTTGAGAAGCTGCAGCCTTTGTTCACTGACAAACTGTACGCTAAACTGCACCAGGGATCGTGTTAACAGTATTAagagtatttttctttatttttttgctgtcccACATTGACAGATTTGAACTCTCAGGGTGATCTACTGTGATGTTAGTAATTGACCCAAAACACTGTCAACAATGACAGGTAGACAACCTGTAATAGAGCTTTGGACTAGAGGCCTATGAACATGTCTTTGGTGGGTGCAGCCTGGTGCAGAAAGAGCACAAGCTGCTAGTGGTGCAAGTGCTTGCAAGATCGACTTGAAAACTCTGACTTAAGTGGCACAAGTAATGCCAGTCTCCAGTGTGGCCGCAGAGCAAGGACTAAAATTAAAAACGGCTATGAGAGGTAGTCTGTAAAAGGCAAAGACACAAAGCCTAATGACGTTATAGTTGATGCTGCAATGTCTTAAAGTTTCAGCTGAAACAATCAGTGCTCATCACCTTTTAATCTGAATGTTATCTGAGCATGATGTGTaatggaaaaggaaagaaaaaagcttgAGTTTAGCCATGTAGTGGAAAAACTATTATGACCAGCCAGACATAGAACAGATGTACAAGCCATCCAATTCATAATTGTACCAGTGCATACTGGAAGACTTAAATAATAGATCAGATAAAGGTAATGATCACATTAAACTCTCTGTAAGGAAATATGTAAAGACCGATATATTGTTTGTCTTACCTGAGGCACAGAGTGCACTTTTGTTTGGCCCAAACAAAAGTCTTCTCCAGCACTTTATCGTCACTAACATGGCATTTGATGGCATGCTTTGTTAGTGTGCTGCTGATCCTCAAGAATACTCTATCACAGGACTCTGAGGGGCACAAGTGATAGGTGATGTCCACACCATAGCCATTCTCTCCTGCAGGCGTCGCcttcccccctccttctccatctttctccaCCACAGAAGGATCTCTGACTATCACCAGTCCATCCTTAATAACTACCTGCTCATCTTTGAAGTCTAACTCCTTGAATATATTTGCATCGGGGTTCTTGCACTTGTTGTGAAGCACAGATGTCTTTTTGATTAAGGTGCGGAGGTTCCTGATGATTCTATCTTCTCTCTTGAGGCTTGACAATTTCGGTCTGCTTCCGGGTTTCTTATTCAGAGCTTCCTCGTTTGAAATGGAAGTCTTATTTGCATCCTGTGGCTGGCTCGGATTTTCAACTTTATCCACTATTCCATTAGCAGCTGGCACATCCACAATGCATAGCTCCTTATCGGGAGGTGTCTGCTTGGACATTTCATCAATGTGAtctaaaatgtgctttttggCAAAATGAAGGTGTTTAAAGCGCTTCCCACAGAGAATACATCTTAGTTTCCTACCCCTCAGGTGTGAAAGAGCATGCCTCATAACATTCAGGCCTTTATAATCTTTGCGGCATAATTTGCAGTGGTGCATCAGGTGAGCATATTTTTGAGTACGGAGAGCTCTGTCCCTCCACGTTTTTTTGGCAAGCACCTGgagaaaagacagcaaaacattaaaagaggTCTAAGAGTTAATCAGgaaaagattatttttcatATACAATAATTGTTTACACTGTTTGTGTGAACACCTCTCAGTACAGTTTAGCAAAATGCTgtatgaaaagataaaaataaaatgatttggaATACATTTGCCGAATGTTTGAAATTCTTGTAAGGATTATTAAAGACAAACAACTGACCGTTTTTATTGACACGTCTGTTTCCACTGTAGATTGGGGCTCCTGTTCTATGTCGTCATTAAGCTCATCGGATACTGTGGATTCAGGAAGCTGCCGTTTCTCGCTGTCAGGCAATTTGTATTTGAGAGAGTAACTGTGAAACAAATCTACTGGACATTCAAATAGCTCTAAAGATGGACCATCTAGTTCAGGATCAGCTTGAACAGCTGGAACAGTAGCTTGAGGCTCAGTTAGAGGACCTTCACAAAGCTTGGAAGAAATCTGTATTTGAGAATCCTCTTGGGTTTGTGCACCATAACTGCTACTACAGACCATGTCATTATGTTCCTCAAGTCCATTTTCCTGTTGATGTTCATTCTCTAGATGAGGCATATCAGCCTTTTTGTCCTCCATGTCAGTTATCATCCGTTCAAGTTGATTCTccatctcttccctctcctgttTAAGTTCTTTTTCCAGGTGAGGCATATCTGCCTTTTTGTCCTCCGTATCAGTTATCATCTGCTCAAGTTGGTCCTCCATtcgtttcctctcttctttcagtTCATTCTCCAGGTGAGGCATATCCTGCTTTCTGTCCTCTGCGTCAATTATCTCCGCAAGACCCAAATCCTCTACTGGAACGGACATTTCATTGTCAGGATAGGACAGTTCCAGTTTCAGTGAAGCCTTCCGTCCCTGTTTTGTCCCTTTAACTTTGAccttcttctctttgtgtgtgtgtaccagctCCAGCCTCGGAAGACCCTGCAACCATCTTTTCTTCTGaccttttcttttcagaatTTGGCTCTTGACACATCTAGATAAGTATTCTCTCTTTCGGGTCAGAGGGGGCTTAACAGGAGCAGGATTTTCCACCTTGGTGTGATTGCGTCTTAGTGAATACACAGGCTTACTGCTCAAAGAGGTGGATTTCACATTGAATATGATTTCTGGATCGTCACCAAGGTCCACTTCATCAACAGACTTAGATTGTTTTCTCCTTCCCAACCctcttctccattttctcctcctcagaacAGCATTATTTGATGGGGCTGTCGCTCCATCCATAGTCTTCTTTTTAGGAAGGTCTTGCTTCTCCAATGTAACTTCAGTGTACTTGCAGGAATTGCAACCTTGTCTGCATGAGTCATTTACACAATTATCTATGAACAGGTCTTTACTGtactccttctcctcttcctccctcatctCACTGAGAACAGCAGCCTTCATGACCTTGTCACTTATCAACTCCAAGCAATGGGTCCTGAGGGTCAGAAGGTTCCAAAACTCAGGATCAAAACAGAGGCGCTCTTTGAGcatctggaaaacaaagacaaacaaaaaaaaatgttcataatgTAAATCTATCATTCTAGCGCAAATTATATTCCCCTCTTCACCCCTTCCAACCTGCAAAATATGGAAGCGAACACTGGTCCGGACAGGGCTGTTGTGGGGATGTGGCTCCTGGTCAGGATGCATGTAAAGCAAGCAGACAGTTCGATAAGCTTCCAGGCTGCGTTCCTGACAGAAGACCAGCAGGGCACACGCTCGACAGATCTCCAGGTCATGAGGAAGCAGGAAGGCGATGGTCTTGCAAACCAGGGACCGGGCCCCACTGTCAGCCTGCATGTCGCACAGCTGCAAAGCTCTGGCACAAAGCTCCACACAGACATGGACTCCTTCACCGCCCAGCTGCCAAACACAAGCACACCAGTGATTAAGGCGAGGCAAAATGGTAGATAAGAGAATCAAAGGAACAGGGCAAAGATTCTGGATGcccctgtgaaaaaaaatcttttacaattacagagcagcttctttcctcagactGAAACTCCTCAATTAATTCTCAGCACTCTGTCTTGAAAAGTAATTTTAATTGTATTACTTAACCAACCCAGATAAGTTGAAATCCAAACGGGTGAACACGggacaaaaacaatgttctcagtgatggtcttgtttgcttatgtaggtcatatagaggcatcagcATTAAACTGAGACAGTTTCATAACCAATTAAAAGTTCCTTTTAGTACATTTAACAAAAGGGAAATATAGATGTAGCAATATTTAGAAACAAAATAGTCTGACATCAAACTGCAACCATGTGCATATATGAGAGTGAAGGAGGTGTGAGTAAAATCCTTTTCAGATTACagtgttgtcagtttgttcacacATTTTAGCTACAAACAATGTGCATAATATTCAGTTAATTATCTTCTGTCCTGTTGAACACAACTTGGAGAAAGATTATGCTTGTGTTGTCGTTCACACCTCTGTGGTGACCAGTTTGATGAAGGGGAAGATGGCTCTGACGTTAGTAGAGGAGGAAGCCAACTGCAAGCACTCAGCCAAGAAGCCTTGTCTGGAGGGATGGGCACGAAGATGCAGCCTGCTCCAGATGAACACCAGGTCCCTACAGGAGGCAGCAGATGCCAGGTCAAAGACATCTAGCTCAATTATATTGTATGTTATATTGTATGCTGAGAGGGAAAGTCAAGTGTAGTATTAGTGTAACATACATGTCTGAAGGTCATTCTTACCAGATGTAATACATGTCTCCGTTGTGTAGCTGCTGAGTGAGGAAAGCTTTACACAGCGACAGCAGAAGTTCATCTTTTTCAACGCTCTCTGTGTTGCAGATAATCTCCACTGCATCACGGCCATCTATTTCTGCCATCTGAGGAAGAAGG is part of the Acanthopagrus latus isolate v.2019 chromosome 9, fAcaLat1.1, whole genome shotgun sequence genome and encodes:
- the znf654 gene encoding uncharacterized protein znf654 isoform X2, encoding MLFFSKEEFVEKPLKDILDSFQECHSQLLRHRNIYLQHVKQIIKAGGPWENPVLQGILKEADLPPKQVEDYLSSELPIFFELRVRYLQACERIQEAKALSKSCLENCEAGKHLYFHQAYLTCLYKASLHEHLHKEMAEIDGRDAVEIICNTESVEKDELLLSLCKAFLTQQLHNGDMYYIWDLVFIWSRLHLRAHPSRQGFLAECLQLASSSTNVRAIFPFIKLVTTELGGEGVHVCVELCARALQLCDMQADSGARSLVCKTIAFLLPHDLEICRACALLVFCQERSLEAYRTVCLLYMHPDQEPHPHNSPVRTSVRFHILQMLKERLCFDPEFWNLLTLRTHCLELISDKVMKAAVLSEMREEEEKEYSKDLFIDNCVNDSCRQGCNSCKYTEVTLEKQDLPKKKTMDGATAPSNNAVLRRRKWRRGLGRRKQSKSVDEVDLGDDPEIIFNVKSTSLSSKPVYSLRRNHTKVENPAPVKPPLTRKREYLSRCVKSQILKRKGQKKRWLQGLPRLELVHTHKEKKVKVKGTKQGRKASLKLELSYPDNEMSVPVEDLGLAEIIDAEDRKQDMPHLENELKEERKRMEDQLEQMITDTEDKKADMPHLEKELKQEREEMENQLERMITDMEDKKADMPHLENEHQQENGLEEHNDMVCSSSYGAQTQEDSQIQISSKLCEGPLTEPQATVPAVQADPELDGPSLELFECPVDLFHSYSLKYKLPDSEKRQLPESTVSDELNDDIEQEPQSTVETDVSIKTVLAKKTWRDRALRTQKYAHLMHHCKLCRKDYKGLNVMRHALSHLRGRKLRCILCGKRFKHLHFAKKHILDHIDEMSKQTPPDKELCIVDVPAANGIVDKVENPSQPQDANKTSISNEEALNKKPGSRPKLSSLKREDRIIRNLRTLIKKTSVLHNKCKNPDANIFKELDFKDEQVVIKDGLVIVRDPSVVEKDGEGGGKATPAGENGYGVDITYHLCPSESCDRVFLRISSTLTKHAIKCHVSDDKVLEKTFVWAKQKCTLCLRQLQFLQHYKDHMKRHDTPLQYFCYHLECNQRFATQQELKDHVSTHQPFRPQCPFTDCEKLFSNLQGLYDHEWRHYVPAPQRDELELRQNREQKQNTEAPWKQKIKVEEIWLQSKKGQREGLVLDHVEASNVEDFNEIITEDQPCKINDHVDDSNIEDWVNQDLSKIDNCSDKTGSHEPTDENKSAVNGYENETRNQVLEGKISTSRTGDSAANQSKCRRKKAPVVYDPLNVRDLEDLSTLAEGVQQKLGEPHITEHKSFQPEDPSYATFVKAPFIRPPPSTYMDESLLSMRKRRSTEEAPPKKNVYWGSIKKETEQQKNDDPPEQKTRVRCDKCLSSFSSAEELQKHRALNTCSALFGFDSDDES
- the znf654 gene encoding uncharacterized protein znf654 isoform X1 produces the protein MADSESDLETDGLELALETLCKRHCSDESAPRSKSYCSEFCELVEEYTGHWQVPLPQLKVLWTALCSFTKATAAFPDDCQHVHYVLSSLALSFFELMLFFSKEEFVEKPLKDILDSFQECHSQLLRHRNIYLQHVKQIIKAGGPWENPVLQGILKEADLPPKQVEDYLSSELPIFFELRVRYLQACERIQEAKALSKSCLENCEAGKHLYFHQAYLTCLYKASLHEHLHKEMAEIDGRDAVEIICNTESVEKDELLLSLCKAFLTQQLHNGDMYYIWDLVFIWSRLHLRAHPSRQGFLAECLQLASSSTNVRAIFPFIKLVTTELGGEGVHVCVELCARALQLCDMQADSGARSLVCKTIAFLLPHDLEICRACALLVFCQERSLEAYRTVCLLYMHPDQEPHPHNSPVRTSVRFHILQMLKERLCFDPEFWNLLTLRTHCLELISDKVMKAAVLSEMREEEEKEYSKDLFIDNCVNDSCRQGCNSCKYTEVTLEKQDLPKKKTMDGATAPSNNAVLRRRKWRRGLGRRKQSKSVDEVDLGDDPEIIFNVKSTSLSSKPVYSLRRNHTKVENPAPVKPPLTRKREYLSRCVKSQILKRKGQKKRWLQGLPRLELVHTHKEKKVKVKGTKQGRKASLKLELSYPDNEMSVPVEDLGLAEIIDAEDRKQDMPHLENELKEERKRMEDQLEQMITDTEDKKADMPHLEKELKQEREEMENQLERMITDMEDKKADMPHLENEHQQENGLEEHNDMVCSSSYGAQTQEDSQIQISSKLCEGPLTEPQATVPAVQADPELDGPSLELFECPVDLFHSYSLKYKLPDSEKRQLPESTVSDELNDDIEQEPQSTVETDVSIKTVLAKKTWRDRALRTQKYAHLMHHCKLCRKDYKGLNVMRHALSHLRGRKLRCILCGKRFKHLHFAKKHILDHIDEMSKQTPPDKELCIVDVPAANGIVDKVENPSQPQDANKTSISNEEALNKKPGSRPKLSSLKREDRIIRNLRTLIKKTSVLHNKCKNPDANIFKELDFKDEQVVIKDGLVIVRDPSVVEKDGEGGGKATPAGENGYGVDITYHLCPSESCDRVFLRISSTLTKHAIKCHVSDDKVLEKTFVWAKQKCTLCLRQLQFLQHYKDHMKRHDTPLQYFCYHLECNQRFATQQELKDHVSTHQPFRPQCPFTDCEKLFSNLQGLYDHEWRHYVPAPQRDELELRQNREQKQNTEAPWKQKIKVEEIWLQSKKGQREGLVLDHVEASNVEDFNEIITEDQPCKINDHVDDSNIEDWVNQDLSKIDNCSDKTGSHEPTDENKSAVNGYENETRNQVLEGKISTSRTGDSAANQSKCRRKKAPVVYDPLNVRDLEDLSTLAEGVQQKLGEPHITEHKSFQPEDPSYATFVKAPFIRPPPSTYMDESLLSMRKRRSTEEAPPKKNVYWGSIKKETEQQKNDDPPEQKTRVRCDKCLSSFSSAEELQKHRALNTCSALFGFDSDDES
- the znf654 gene encoding uncharacterized protein znf654 isoform X3, producing the protein MADSESDLETDGLELALETLCKRHCSDESAPRSKSYCSEFCELVEEYTGHWQVPLPQLKVLWTALCSFTKATAAFPDDCQHVHYVLSSLALSFFELMLFFSKEEFVEKPLKDILDSFQECHSQLLRHRNIYLQHVKQIIKAGGPWENPVLQGILKEADLPPKQVEDYLSSELPIFFELRVRYLQACERIQEAKALSKSCLENCEAGKHLYFHQAYLTCLYKASLHEHLHKEMAEIDGRDAVEIICNTESVEKDELLLSLCKAFLTQQLHNGDMYYIWDLVFIWSRLHLRAHPSRQGFLAECLQLASSSTNVRAIFPFIKLVTTELGGEGVHVCVELCARALQLCDMQADSGARSLVCKTIAFLLPHDLEICRACALLVFCQERSLEAYRTVCLLYMHPDQEPHPHNSPVRTSVRFHILQMLKERLCFDPEFWNLLTLRTHCLELISDKVMKAAVLSEMREEEEKEYSKDLFIDNCVNDSCRQGCNSCKYTEVTLEKQDLPKKKTMDGATAPSNNAVLRRRKWRRGLGRRKQSKSVDEVDLGDDPEIIFNVKSTSLSSKPVYSLRRNHTKVENPAPVKPPLTRKREYLSRCVKSQILKRKGQKKRWLQGLPRLELVHTHKEKKVKVKGTKQGRKASLKLELSYPDNEMSVPVEDLGLAEIIDAEDRKQDMPHLENELKEERKRMEDQLEQMITDTEDKKADMPHLEKELKQEREEMENQLERMITDMEDKKADMPHLENEHQQENGLEEHNDMVCSSSYGAQTQEDSQIQISSKLCEGPLTEPQATVPAVQADPELDGPSLELFECPVDLFHSYSLKYKLPDSEKRQLPESTVSDELNDDIEQEPQSTVETDVSIKTVLAKKTWRDRALRTQKYAHLMHHCKLCRKDYKGLNVMRHALSHLRGRKLRCILCGKRFKHLHFAKKHILDHIDEMSKQTPPDKELCIVDVPAANGIVDKVENPSQPQDANKTSISNEEALNKKPGSRPKLSSLKREDRIIRNLRTLIKKTSVLHNKCKNPDANIFKELDFKDEQVVIKDGLVIVRDPSVVEKDGEGGGKATPAGENGYGVDITYHLCPSESCDRVFLRISSTLTKHAIKCHVSDDKVLEKTFVWAKQKCTLCLRSRVKLYRASLSRQEVRHRKGIEHLAVTISPAL